In the Clostridium sporogenes genome, one interval contains:
- a CDS encoding methyl-accepting chemotaxis protein — translation MISVNELESLKILAEVQANTIPGGVIFGIIKGDTIVWVKSSDSLDIKLLSVGNKLGSDSTTFVAMRQRKVLSQNIDRSVYGTRLTVTSIPIADEEDNVVGAFAMAVPKLHPIGKSFGSFAPMLGEMFPEGAFLFTTDLNKIVNIQSSEKFDVPTIKSGDELKEDFIASKVIKTGKPQLEQVKTLEYGVPVTLSGYPLLDEENGNKVVGSFCIIMPQEVADKLRTMSNNLEDNLSEISATIEQLAASASQIHTNEQDLNQEIDKIITVSEEINEISSFIKAIADETKMLGLNAAIEAARAGEAGKGFGVVAQEIRRLSEQSKSTVPRIKELTDNIKIKVEDVSKKSQSSLVSSQEQAAASQQITAGIEEITSMSEELNSIAQKL, via the coding sequence ATGATTTCAGTAAATGAATTAGAAAGTTTAAAGATACTAGCGGAGGTACAGGCAAATACAATTCCAGGAGGAGTTATATTTGGAATAATTAAGGGTGATACTATAGTATGGGTAAAATCTTCTGATTCGCTTGACATTAAATTACTTAGTGTAGGCAATAAATTAGGTAGTGACAGTACTACTTTTGTTGCAATGCGTCAAAGAAAGGTTTTATCTCAGAATATTGACCGCTCTGTTTATGGAACAAGGTTAACTGTTACATCAATTCCAATTGCAGATGAAGAAGATAATGTAGTTGGAGCCTTTGCTATGGCGGTTCCTAAGTTACATCCTATTGGTAAATCCTTTGGAAGTTTCGCTCCAATGCTAGGAGAAATGTTTCCAGAGGGGGCATTTTTATTTACAACGGATTTAAATAAAATTGTAAATATACAATCTTCAGAAAAATTTGATGTCCCAACTATAAAATCTGGAGATGAGCTTAAAGAAGATTTTATAGCAAGTAAAGTAATAAAAACAGGAAAACCACAGTTAGAACAAGTGAAAACTTTAGAATATGGAGTTCCTGTAACTTTATCAGGATATCCATTACTTGACGAGGAAAATGGAAACAAAGTTGTAGGATCTTTCTGCATAATTATGCCACAGGAAGTTGCAGACAAATTGAGAACTATGTCTAATAATCTTGAAGATAATCTTTCAGAGATCTCTGCTACTATTGAACAGTTGGCAGCATCTGCATCTCAAATTCATACCAATGAACAGGATTTAAATCAAGAGATAGACAAAATAATAACTGTATCAGAGGAAATTAACGAAATATCTTCCTTTATAAAGGCAATAGCTGATGAAACAAAGATGCTTGGATTAAATGCAGCTATTGAAGCTGCTAGAGCAGGAGAGGCTGGCAAAGGGTTTGGTGTAGTTGCACAGGAAATAAGAAGGTTGTCTGAGCAATCTAAAAGTACAGTACCAAGAATTAAAGAGTTAACAGATAACATTAAGATAAAGGTAGAGGACGTAAGTAAAAAAAGCCAAAGCTCATTAGTTTCAAGTCAAGAACAGGCAGCAGCTTCGCAGCAAATTACAGCAGGTATAGAAGAAATAACTTCTATGAGTGAAGAACTAAATAGCATTGCACAGAAACTATAG